Proteins found in one Rhodovulum sp. MB263 genomic segment:
- a CDS encoding ribokinase, with amino-acid sequence MIVTFGSLNADLIFAVETLPQPGQTLMAKSFTTEAGGKGANQALAAALDGAEVAMAGAVGQDALAEVALEGLKGRVDLTRVARLEAPTGCAAIHRDACGRNEIVVAGGANLAASADSVEDALLDRASVLLLQMENDPAEIARLIRRCRSTDALCILNLAPAGRLDAELLGLCDLIVVNEDEAEAMAGWLGCAPDPRALAAASGAGILRTLGGEGAELCWQGQEISIPAMPCTPKDTTAAGDCFVGVFAAALDRGETPGAALRRAAAAAAIACTRIGSQSSLPEARDTDAVLAAAAG; translated from the coding sequence ATGATCGTCACCTTCGGTTCTCTGAATGCCGACCTGATCTTTGCGGTCGAGACGCTGCCGCAGCCCGGCCAGACCCTGATGGCGAAGAGCTTCACCACCGAGGCGGGCGGCAAGGGTGCCAATCAGGCGCTGGCGGCCGCGCTTGACGGCGCCGAGGTGGCGATGGCTGGGGCGGTCGGACAGGACGCGCTGGCCGAGGTCGCGCTGGAGGGGCTGAAGGGCCGGGTCGATCTGACGCGCGTGGCCCGGCTTGAGGCGCCCACCGGCTGCGCCGCGATCCACCGCGATGCCTGTGGCCGGAACGAGATCGTGGTGGCGGGCGGCGCCAATCTGGCAGCCTCTGCCGACAGCGTCGAGGACGCGCTTCTGGACCGGGCCTCGGTCCTGCTTTTGCAGATGGAGAACGACCCGGCCGAGATCGCCCGGCTGATCCGGCGCTGCCGGAGCACCGACGCACTCTGTATCCTGAACCTCGCCCCGGCCGGTCGCCTCGACGCCGAGCTGCTGGGGCTTTGCGATCTGATCGTCGTCAACGAGGACGAAGCCGAGGCGATGGCGGGCTGGCTGGGCTGCGCGCCCGATCCGCGCGCTCTGGCCGCCGCCTCGGGCGCCGGCATCCTGCGCACGCTGGGCGGCGAGGGGGCCGAACTGTGCTGGCAGGGGCAGGAGATTTCGATCCCGGCGATGCCCTGCACACCGAAGGACACGACCGCCGCCGGGGACTGTTTCGTGGGCGTCTTCGCGGCGGCTCTGGATCGCGGCGAGACGCCCGGAGCAGCGCTGCGCCGGGCGGCGGCGGCGGCGGCCATCGCCTGCACCCGGATCGGCAGCCAGTCGAGCCTTCCCGAAGCCCGCGACACCGACGCCGTGCTGGCCGCTGCGGCGGGCTGA
- a CDS encoding ABC transporter ATP-binding protein: METPVLSVEALSAAFRVEGQWRNVVEGVSFDIGPQETVAVVGESGSGKSVTAMSIMRLLSPANSRTEGRIVFEGQDLLAMPLDHMQAIRGNRIGMIFQEPMTSLNPVLRIGDQITEVLRRHRGLDGAAAEAEAVRLLDRVRIPSAAARLGEYPMNFSGGMRQRVVIAIALACSPRLLIADEPTTALDVTIQAQILELIKTLQEEEGMSVLFITHDMGVVAEISDRTVVMYRGEVVEKATTEAIFREAKHPYSRALLSAVPQLGAMAGQDRPLRFPRVDMATGEIAPPPPTADTVRVNEPPVLKVDNLVTRFPVRKGILRRVVGRIHAVEDISFALRQGETLSLVGESGCGKSTTGRSLIRLEDPSGGSIAMDGHDVRGAGHSELTKIRRDVQMIFQDPFESLNPRIRIGEAIAEPMIVHGLVSRREAPARVADLLERVGLSGEMLQRFPHEFSGGQRQRICIARALALEPKLIVADESVSALDVSVKAQVINLMLDLQERYGLGYLFISHDMAVVERISHRVAVMYLGEIVEIGPRAAVFETPQHPYTRKLIAAVPVADPSRRSRRVVAGDEIRSPYRPAGYVAPKRLYREVGEGHFVQIHESEAVA, translated from the coding sequence ATGGAGACCCCCGTTCTTTCCGTCGAGGCGCTGAGCGCGGCCTTCCGTGTCGAGGGCCAGTGGCGCAATGTCGTCGAGGGCGTCAGCTTCGATATCGGCCCGCAGGAGACGGTGGCCGTGGTGGGCGAGTCGGGTTCTGGCAAGAGCGTGACCGCTATGTCGATCATGCGACTGCTGTCGCCCGCCAATTCCCGCACCGAAGGCCGGATCGTCTTCGAGGGGCAGGACCTGCTGGCGATGCCGCTCGATCACATGCAGGCGATCCGGGGCAACCGGATCGGCATGATCTTCCAGGAACCGATGACCTCGCTGAACCCGGTGCTGAGGATCGGCGATCAGATCACCGAGGTACTGCGCCGGCATCGCGGGCTGGACGGCGCCGCGGCCGAGGCCGAGGCGGTGCGGCTTCTGGACCGGGTGCGCATCCCCTCGGCGGCGGCGCGGCTGGGCGAGTATCCGATGAATTTCTCGGGCGGCATGCGCCAGCGCGTGGTGATCGCCATCGCACTGGCCTGTTCGCCCCGGCTCCTGATCGCCGACGAGCCGACCACCGCGCTCGACGTCACGATCCAGGCCCAGATCCTCGAGCTGATCAAGACCCTGCAGGAGGAAGAGGGCATGTCGGTCCTCTTCATCACCCATGACATGGGCGTGGTGGCCGAGATCTCGGACCGGACCGTCGTGATGTATCGCGGCGAGGTGGTCGAGAAGGCCACGACCGAGGCGATCTTCCGCGAGGCGAAGCACCCTTATTCCCGCGCGCTCCTGTCCGCCGTGCCGCAGCTTGGCGCCATGGCGGGCCAGGACCGGCCGCTGCGCTTTCCGCGGGTCGACATGGCGACGGGCGAGATCGCGCCGCCGCCGCCCACCGCCGATACCGTGCGCGTGAATGAACCGCCGGTGCTGAAGGTCGACAATCTCGTGACCCGCTTCCCGGTCCGCAAGGGGATCCTGCGCCGGGTCGTCGGCCGGATCCACGCCGTCGAGGACATCTCGTTCGCGCTGCGTCAGGGCGAGACCCTGTCTCTGGTGGGCGAAAGCGGCTGCGGCAAGTCGACCACCGGCCGGTCGCTGATCCGGCTCGAGGACCCCTCGGGCGGCAGCATCGCGATGGACGGGCATGACGTGCGCGGGGCCGGGCATTCGGAGCTGACGAAGATCCGCCGCGACGTGCAGATGATCTTTCAGGACCCGTTCGAAAGCCTCAATCCGCGCATCCGCATCGGCGAGGCCATTGCCGAACCGATGATCGTGCACGGGCTCGTCTCGCGCCGCGAGGCGCCGGCGCGGGTGGCCGACCTGCTGGAGCGGGTCGGGCTGTCGGGCGAGATGCTGCAACGCTTCCCGCATGAATTCTCGGGCGGCCAGCGTCAGCGGATCTGCATCGCCCGGGCGCTGGCGCTGGAACCGAAACTGATCGTCGCCGATGAATCCGTCTCGGCGCTGGACGTGTCGGTGAAGGCGCAGGTCATCAACCTGATGCTCGATCTGCAGGAGCGCTACGGGCTCGGCTATCTCTTCATCAGCCATGACATGGCGGTGGTCGAGCGCATCAGCCACCGGGTCGCGGTGATGTACCTGGGCGAGATCGTCGAGATCGGCCCGCGTGCGGCTGTCTTCGAGACCCCGCAGCACCCCTATACCCGCAAGCTGATCGCCGCGGTGCCGGTGGCCGACCCGTCGCGCCGCAGCCGCCGGGTAGTGGCGGGCGACGAGATCCGGAGCCCCTATCGCCCGGCCGGTTACGTGGCGCCGAAACGGCTTTACCGCGAGGTCGGAGAGGGGCATTTCGTTCAGATCCATGAAAGCGAGGCCGTCGCATGA
- a CDS encoding ABC transporter permease: MTAPSDTPRSVHAAATAAVPPASASPFRQTMARLLRDPLALTGLVILTLLVIGAVFAPLIAPQDPYDLAQLDIMDGRLGPGSQSMTGMTYLLGTDDQGRDLFSAILFGLRTSILVGLASAAIALVIGASVGLFSAYAGGRTDAFLMRIVDIQLSFPAILIALIFLAILGQGVDKIILALVVTQWAYYARTIRGSALVERKRAYVDAARSMALPDRRILFRHILPNCLPPLIVVATMRVAYAIMLEATLSFLGIGLPVTEPSLGLLVSNGYEYLLSGDYWISFFPGLALLVLIVSINLIGDSLRDILNPRREG, from the coding sequence ATGACCGCCCCGTCCGATACCCCCCGGTCCGTCCATGCCGCTGCCACGGCGGCCGTGCCGCCCGCCTCGGCCTCGCCGTTTCGCCAGACCATGGCCAGGCTTCTGCGCGACCCGCTGGCGCTGACCGGGCTCGTGATCCTCACGCTGCTGGTGATCGGGGCGGTCTTCGCGCCGCTGATCGCGCCGCAGGACCCCTATGATCTCGCCCAGCTCGACATCATGGATGGCCGCCTCGGCCCGGGCTCGCAAAGCATGACCGGCATGACCTATCTGCTCGGCACCGACGATCAGGGCCGCGATCTGTTCAGCGCGATCCTGTTCGGGCTCCGGACCAGCATTCTCGTCGGTCTGGCCAGTGCGGCCATCGCGCTGGTGATCGGCGCCTCGGTGGGGCTGTTCAGCGCCTATGCGGGCGGGCGGACCGACGCCTTCCTGATGCGGATCGTCGATATCCAGCTCAGCTTTCCGGCGATCCTGATCGCGCTGATCTTCCTCGCGATCCTCGGGCAGGGGGTCGACAAGATCATCCTCGCGCTCGTCGTCACCCAATGGGCCTATTACGCGCGCACGATCCGCGGCTCGGCCCTGGTCGAGCGCAAGCGCGCCTATGTCGATGCCGCGCGCTCGATGGCGCTGCCCGACCGGCGGATCCTGTTCCGCCACATCCTGCCGAACTGCCTGCCGCCGCTGATCGTCGTCGCCACCATGCGCGTGGCCTATGCGATCATGCTGGAAGCCACGCTGAGCTTTCTCGGCATCGGCCTGCCGGTGACCGAGCCCTCGCTGGGGCTGCTGGTCTCGAACGGCTATGAATACCTGCTGTCGGGCGATTACTGGATCAGCTTCTTCCCCGGTCTCGCGCTGTTGGTGCTGATCGTCTCGATCAACCTGATCGGCGACTCGCTGCGAGACATCCTGAACCCCCGCAGGGAGGGCTGA
- a CDS encoding ABC transporter permease: MSGYLFSRLLQTVVTLFVMSVLVFGGLHMVGNPVDVLLSPTATPAERLEVIRSFGLDQPVWVQYGIFLKNALSGDLGNSFVYNQPALHLILQRMPATLELAAAALVMALAIGLPLGVYAGLRPNGGLAKSIMAFSILGFSLPTFWIGLVMIMVFAVQLGWLPSSGRGDTVDVFGVPLSLFTLDGLAHIALPAFNLALFKISLVIRITRAGVLETMQLDFVRFARAKGLPEGRIVRIHVLKNTLIPLITVIGLELGSLIAFAVVTETIFAWPGMGKLIIDSIAVLDRPVILAYLMITVVMFSLINLTVDILYSLVDPRVRLEGN, from the coding sequence ATGAGCGGGTATCTCTTCAGCCGGTTGCTGCAGACCGTGGTGACGCTGTTCGTCATGTCGGTTCTGGTCTTCGGCGGGCTGCACATGGTCGGCAATCCGGTCGACGTTCTGCTGAGCCCGACCGCGACGCCCGCCGAGCGGCTGGAGGTGATCCGGTCCTTCGGGCTCGATCAGCCGGTCTGGGTGCAATACGGGATCTTCCTCAAGAACGCGCTGTCGGGCGATCTGGGCAATTCCTTCGTCTACAACCAGCCCGCGCTGCATCTGATCCTGCAGCGCATGCCCGCGACGCTGGAACTGGCCGCCGCGGCGCTGGTCATGGCGCTGGCGATCGGGCTGCCGCTCGGGGTCTATGCCGGGCTCAGGCCGAACGGGGGGCTCGCGAAGTCGATCATGGCCTTCTCGATCCTCGGTTTCTCGCTGCCGACCTTCTGGATCGGGCTGGTGATGATCATGGTCTTCGCGGTCCAGCTGGGCTGGCTGCCCTCGTCGGGACGCGGCGACACTGTCGATGTCTTCGGCGTGCCGCTGAGCCTGTTCACCCTCGACGGTCTGGCACATATCGCGCTGCCGGCCTTCAACCTCGCGCTGTTCAAGATCTCGCTGGTGATCCGCATCACCCGGGCGGGCGTGCTCGAGACCATGCAGCTCGACTTCGTGCGCTTCGCCCGCGCCAAGGGCCTGCCCGAGGGACGCATCGTCCGCATCCATGTGCTGAAGAACACGCTCATTCCGCTGATCACCGTGATCGGGCTGGAACTCGGCTCGCTGATCGCCTTCGCGGTGGTGACCGAGACGATCTTCGCCTGGCCCGGCATGGGCAAGCTGATCATCGATTCGATCGCCGTGCTCGACCGGCCGGTGATCCTGGCCTACCTGATGATCACGGTGGTCATGTTCAGCCTCATAAACCTCACCGTCGACATTCTGTATTCGCTTGTCGATCCGCGTGTCCGGCTGGAGGGCAACTGA
- a CDS encoding nucleoside hydrolase has protein sequence MNRIPVIIDTDPGVDDAAAILMALGSPELDVLGISAVAGNVTLSAALTNACRIVGLTGRTDLPVMAGARAPLLRDQVFGKYAAIGAFPAPLIGAAPVAPATENAVRFIARKTRAAARAGEPLTICAIGPLTNIALALRMHPEVGRGIRRIVCMGGAIAMPGHRTPWAEFNIHADPHAAEIVFGSGVPLVLFPLDVTTQALFTDTHIAEFRARGGAAGRALANLLTQYDRSAPERYGRPGGPLHDPMTIAWLVQPDLFKGRSARIGVQVGGATSGHTFADFNAPSPHMAVMTGVDEAAYIALVLDRIAAHGERRGTTPQKETE, from the coding sequence ATGAACCGGATACCGGTCATCATCGATACCGATCCAGGCGTCGATGACGCGGCCGCGATCCTGATGGCACTGGGCTCGCCCGAACTCGACGTGCTGGGGATCTCGGCCGTCGCTGGCAATGTGACGCTTTCGGCCGCGCTGACCAATGCCTGCCGGATCGTGGGGCTGACCGGGCGGACCGACCTGCCGGTCATGGCAGGCGCACGCGCGCCGCTGTTGCGCGATCAGGTCTTCGGCAAATATGCCGCGATCGGCGCCTTTCCCGCGCCGCTGATCGGCGCGGCTCCGGTCGCGCCCGCCACCGAGAACGCCGTGCGCTTCATCGCCCGCAAGACCCGCGCCGCCGCCAGGGCGGGCGAGCCGCTGACGATCTGTGCCATCGGGCCCCTGACCAATATCGCGCTGGCGCTCCGGATGCATCCGGAGGTGGGGCGCGGCATCCGGCGGATCGTTTGCATGGGCGGCGCCATCGCCATGCCCGGCCACCGCACCCCCTGGGCCGAGTTCAACATCCATGCCGACCCGCATGCCGCCGAGATCGTCTTCGGTTCGGGCGTGCCGCTGGTGCTGTTCCCGCTCGACGTGACGACGCAGGCGCTGTTCACCGACACGCATATCGCGGAGTTCCGTGCCCGGGGCGGGGCGGCCGGGCGGGCGCTGGCCAATCTGCTGACCCAATACGACCGCAGCGCCCCCGAGCGCTACGGCCGTCCGGGCGGGCCGCTGCATGACCCGATGACCATTGCCTGGCTGGTGCAGCCGGATCTGTTCAAGGGGCGCAGCGCCCGGATCGGGGTTCAGGTCGGCGGCGCGACCAGCGGCCATACATTTGCCGATTTCAACGCGCCCTCGCCGCATATGGCGGTGATGACCGGGGTCGACGAGGCCGCCTATATCGCGCTGGTCCTCGATCGCATCGCGGCCCATGGTGAGAGGCGTGGAACGACGCCGCAGAAGGAAACGGAATGA
- a CDS encoding nucleoside hydrolase — protein MTAPLPVIFDCDPGIDDAIALLGAFAAPELDIRAILAVCGNQPLERTLRNALQICELGGREDIPVHAGAHRPLCREPIHGKFHGESGLGDTLLPDPLKRPEPVGAVEALIDHLGRAVRGEGPKITLCCLGPLTDLALALRLAPDIAAGIERVVMMGGAFREPGNRSLTSEFNMLADPHAAAIVFAAGLPMTVLGLDATHQVMLRPDHVTRFAEVSGRISRSVAGLMAFWDRNDPQRYGSRGGPLHDPLVTAFLLAPELFETRPARVFVETESPLCLGQTVADWFGKTGGPANADIAIGVDAGGVIDLYLGLMARYGAGAAA, from the coding sequence ATGACAGCACCCCTTCCCGTGATTTTCGACTGCGATCCCGGCATTGACGATGCCATCGCGCTGCTTGGGGCCTTCGCGGCGCCCGAACTCGATATCCGCGCGATCCTCGCGGTCTGCGGCAACCAGCCGCTCGAACGCACGCTGCGCAATGCGCTGCAGATCTGCGAACTGGGCGGGCGCGAGGATATTCCCGTCCATGCCGGCGCCCATCGCCCGCTTTGCCGCGAGCCGATCCATGGCAAGTTTCATGGCGAGAGCGGGCTGGGCGACACGCTGCTGCCCGACCCGCTGAAGCGGCCCGAGCCGGTCGGTGCGGTCGAGGCGCTGATCGACCATCTGGGCCGCGCGGTGCGGGGCGAGGGGCCGAAGATCACGCTGTGCTGCCTCGGGCCGCTGACCGATCTGGCGCTGGCCCTCAGGCTGGCCCCCGACATCGCCGCGGGCATCGAACGGGTGGTGATGATGGGCGGCGCCTTCCGCGAGCCGGGCAACCGCTCGCTGACCTCCGAATTCAACATGCTGGCCGATCCCCATGCCGCCGCCATCGTGTTCGCGGCCGGGCTGCCGATGACCGTGCTCGGGCTTGACGCCACCCATCAGGTGATGCTGAGGCCCGATCATGTGACCCGCTTCGCCGAGGTCAGCGGCCGGATCTCGCGCAGCGTGGCCGGGCTGATGGCGTTCTGGGACCGCAACGACCCGCAGCGCTACGGCTCGCGCGGGGGGCCGCTGCACGACCCGCTGGTGACCGCCTTCCTGCTGGCGCCCGAGCTGTTCGAGACGCGTCCGGCCCGGGTCTTCGTCGAGACCGAGAGCCCGCTCTGCCTCGGCCAGACGGTGGCCGACTGGTTCGGCAAGACCGGCGGTCCCGCCAATGCCGATATCGCGATCGGGGTCGATGCCGGTGGCGTGATCGATCTCTATCTCGGGCTGATGGCGCGTTATGGCGCCGGCGCCGCGGCATGA
- a CDS encoding dihydrodipicolinate synthase family protein: MSAPREPGFHGVFPYLVSPLDASGGVREDVLAALVERLIGAGVHGLAPLGSTGEFAYLSNDQRLAVARAVIGAARGRVPVVPGVASTSTADAVAQTRALVAAGADGILAILEAYFPIGEAGVEAYFTAIAEAAEGLPVVLYTNPNFQRSDLTLPVIDRLSRVPNIRYIKDASSNTGRLLSILNRCGGRIEVFAASAHIPACVMMIGGVGWMAGPACIVPEQSIALYEAARAGDWERAMDLQRSLWRINELFARYSLAACIKAALELQGFEVGNPVAPQAPLDAAARVELAEALGAIGAL; encoded by the coding sequence ATGAGCGCGCCGAGGGAGCCGGGCTTTCACGGCGTCTTCCCTTATCTGGTCTCCCCGCTCGACGCCTCGGGCGGGGTCCGCGAGGACGTTCTGGCGGCTCTGGTCGAGCGGCTGATCGGGGCAGGGGTGCACGGGCTCGCGCCGCTGGGCAGCACCGGCGAATTCGCCTATCTCTCTAACGATCAGCGCCTTGCGGTCGCCCGGGCGGTGATCGGCGCGGCCAGGGGACGGGTGCCGGTGGTGCCGGGCGTGGCCTCCACCTCGACCGCCGATGCGGTGGCGCAGACCCGCGCCCTGGTCGCGGCCGGGGCCGATGGCATCCTTGCCATTCTCGAGGCCTATTTCCCGATCGGCGAGGCGGGCGTCGAGGCGTATTTCACCGCCATCGCCGAGGCCGCCGAGGGCCTGCCGGTGGTGCTGTACACCAATCCGAATTTCCAGCGTTCCGACCTGACGCTGCCGGTGATCGACCGGCTCAGCCGGGTGCCGAACATCCGCTACATCAAGGATGCCTCCTCGAATACCGGGCGGCTGTTGTCGATCCTCAACCGCTGCGGCGGCCGGATCGAGGTCTTTGCCGCCTCGGCCCATATCCCGGCCTGCGTGATGATGATCGGCGGCGTCGGCTGGATGGCGGGCCCGGCCTGCATCGTGCCCGAGCAGAGCATCGCGCTTTACGAGGCCGCCCGGGCGGGCGACTGGGAGCGCGCTATGGACCTGCAGCGCTCGCTCTGGCGCATCAACGAGCTGTTCGCGCGCTATTCGCTGGCGGCCTGCATCAAGGCCGCGCTCGAGCTGCAGGGCTTCGAGGTCGGCAATCCCGTCGCGCCGCAGGCCCCGCTCGATGCGGCGGCGCGGGTCGAGCTGGCCGAGGCGCTGGGCGCCATCGGCGCGCTCTGA
- a CDS encoding ABC transporter substrate-binding protein, translated as MKRFASAALLAASVAVLPALVSAEALTIGLAASTTSMDPQFYVVGPNSAMARNIFDGLVNQDDKQQIQPALAVSWRVIDDTTWEFRLREGVTFHDGSDFTAEDVVASLNRVPKASKNSPSSFMPYVKAITSVEAVDPMTVRITTAAPTPLLPNDLSRIAILPAEDADVTTEEMNAGKGVIGTGPFKFVSWVPDSEVRVARNDAYWAGPAAWEDVTFKVYKNNSARVAAMLSGDVDMIESIPTADTRRLKSADDLKVVSVAGNRVMYLHMDQGREVSPFAKGPDGKNPLRDARVRRALSLSLNREAIVDRIMDGQGVPAGQLVPEGYFGFDPTIEVDPYDPAKAKALLAEAGYPDGFKLTFHASNDRYPNDSRVAQAIGQFFSRIGIDTSVETLPASVYFSRASNLEFSFIMGGAAVETGEASGVLGPLLETYGDSAGRGNRGRYSNPDFDATLQLARQTLDDATRRELLRKATRIAMTDLGVIPVFYLANTWALEDGLSYPGRSDGYTLAYEVTAE; from the coding sequence ATGAAACGTTTTGCCTCGGCGGCACTACTCGCAGCCAGTGTCGCGGTCTTGCCCGCGCTCGTTTCGGCAGAGGCGCTGACCATCGGTCTCGCGGCCTCGACCACCTCGATGGATCCGCAATTCTATGTCGTCGGTCCGAACAGCGCCATGGCGCGCAACATCTTCGACGGGCTGGTCAACCAGGACGACAAGCAGCAGATCCAGCCTGCGCTGGCGGTCTCCTGGCGCGTGATCGACGACACCACCTGGGAATTCAGGCTGCGCGAGGGCGTGACCTTCCACGATGGCAGCGATTTCACCGCCGAGGATGTGGTGGCCAGCCTCAACCGGGTGCCGAAGGCCTCGAAGAACAGCCCGAGTTCCTTCATGCCCTATGTGAAGGCGATCACCTCGGTCGAGGCGGTCGACCCGATGACGGTGCGTATCACCACCGCCGCGCCGACGCCGCTTTTGCCGAACGATCTCAGCCGGATCGCGATCCTGCCCGCCGAGGATGCGGATGTGACGACCGAAGAGATGAATGCGGGCAAGGGGGTGATCGGCACCGGGCCGTTCAAATTCGTGTCCTGGGTGCCCGACAGCGAGGTCAGGGTCGCCCGCAACGATGCGTACTGGGCCGGCCCCGCCGCCTGGGAAGACGTGACCTTCAAGGTCTACAAGAACAACAGTGCCCGGGTCGCGGCGATGCTGTCGGGCGATGTCGACATGATCGAGAGCATCCCGACGGCCGATACCCGCCGCCTGAAATCCGCCGACGATCTCAAGGTCGTGTCGGTCGCGGGCAACCGGGTGATGTATCTGCACATGGATCAGGGCCGCGAGGTCTCGCCCTTCGCCAAGGGGCCCGACGGCAAGAACCCGCTGCGCGATGCGCGTGTGCGCCGGGCGCTGTCGCTGTCCCTAAACCGCGAGGCCATCGTCGACCGGATCATGGACGGCCAGGGCGTGCCCGCGGGCCAGCTCGTGCCCGAGGGCTATTTCGGCTTCGACCCCACGATCGAGGTCGATCCCTACGACCCGGCGAAGGCCAAGGCGCTGCTGGCCGAGGCCGGTTATCCCGACGGCTTCAAGCTGACCTTCCACGCCTCGAACGACCGCTATCCCAATGACAGCCGCGTGGCCCAGGCCATCGGTCAGTTCTTCAGCCGGATCGGCATCGACACCTCGGTCGAGACCCTGCCCGCCAGCGTCTACTTCTCGCGCGCCTCGAACCTCGAATTCAGCTTCATCATGGGCGGGGCCGCGGTCGAGACCGGCGAGGCCTCGGGCGTCCTGGGGCCGCTTCTGGAGACCTATGGCGACAGCGCCGGGCGCGGCAACCGGGGCCGCTATTCGAACCCCGATTTCGACGCGACGCTGCAGCTGGCGCGCCAGACCCTCGATGACGCGACCCGCCGCGAGCTGCTGCGGAAGGCGACCCGCATCGCGATGACCGATCTCGGGGTGATTCCGGTCTTCTACCTTGCCAATACCTGGGCGCTGGAGGACGGGCTGAGCTATCCGGGCCGCTCCGACGGCTACACCCTCGCCTATGAGGTCACGGCCGAATGA
- a CDS encoding LysR family transcriptional regulator: MRLRQRQVEAFRSVMMTGGITSAAAAMHVTQPAVSRLIRDLEETIGLSLFQRRGARLDPTPEASLLYREVERLYLGLDQIAQAAEDIRDHKNIVIRIGTVTSLVRPYLQRAIRDVIGERRDVPLVIDVENSRHVWEMVENAQYDIGFVYGRQRMDERARPLRQMAAVAAVPPRHPLAARAVCTPDDLAGERLLIPGRNSPARLALDSALAQAAAAPASLMESSMLNCCHFAADGMGVAIVDEISIRAARENAGAALVAIPFRPEIGVGYYAIRPPGAHRIAILDAVVAHLEAQLNAPAQV; this comes from the coding sequence ATGCGGTTGCGACAAAGACAGGTCGAAGCGTTCCGAAGCGTGATGATGACCGGCGGCATCACCTCGGCCGCAGCTGCCATGCATGTGACACAACCGGCGGTCAGCCGGCTGATCCGCGATCTGGAGGAGACGATCGGGCTGTCGCTCTTCCAGCGCCGCGGCGCCCGGCTCGACCCGACGCCGGAAGCGTCGCTGCTTTATCGCGAGGTCGAGCGGCTTTATCTCGGGCTCGACCAGATCGCCCAGGCCGCCGAGGACATCCGCGACCACAAGAATATCGTGATCCGGATCGGCACCGTCACCTCGCTGGTGCGGCCCTATCTGCAGCGTGCCATCCGCGATGTGATCGGCGAGCGCCGCGACGTGCCCCTGGTGATCGATGTCGAGAACAGCCGCCATGTCTGGGAGATGGTCGAGAACGCGCAATATGATATCGGCTTCGTCTATGGTCGCCAGCGCATGGACGAGCGCGCCCGGCCGCTGCGCCAGATGGCCGCAGTCGCCGCGGTTCCGCCCAGGCATCCGCTGGCCGCGCGCGCGGTCTGCACCCCGGACGATCTGGCGGGCGAGCGGCTGCTGATCCCGGGACGGAACTCGCCGGCGCGGCTGGCGCTGGACAGCGCGCTGGCCCAGGCCGCCGCCGCTCCGGCCAGCCTGATGGAAAGTTCGATGCTGAACTGCTGCCATTTCGCGGCCGACGGCATGGGCGTGGCCATCGTCGACGAGATCTCGATCCGCGCGGCCCGCGAGAATGCCGGGGCGGCGCTGGTCGCGATCCCGTTCCGGCCCGAGATCGGCGTCGGCTATTACGCGATCCGGCCCCCCGGCGCGCATCGGATCGCCATTCTCGATGCCGTCGTGGCGCATCTCGAGGCCCAGCTGAATGCGCCGGCACAGGTCTGA
- a CDS encoding universal stress protein — MYANILVPVAVDHAPDLGDVLTIARRLRSESGTITVLTVAEAIPPYVAQYLPEGQEEATRATIRQELAGALAGVSDIEIRVVTGHAGITIVDYAERHGVDLIVMHSHRPDLTDYFLGSTAARVVRHAPCAVHVVR, encoded by the coding sequence ATGTATGCGAATATTCTTGTGCCGGTGGCGGTCGATCACGCGCCCGATCTGGGCGATGTGCTGACAATCGCGCGCCGGCTGCGCAGCGAGAGCGGCACGATCACGGTGCTGACCGTTGCCGAAGCAATCCCGCCCTATGTGGCGCAGTATCTGCCCGAGGGGCAGGAGGAAGCGACCCGCGCGACGATCCGGCAGGAACTGGCCGGCGCGCTGGCCGGCGTGTCCGATATCGAGATCCGCGTGGTCACCGGGCATGCCGGGATTACCATCGTCGATTATGCCGAACGCCACGGCGTCGATCTCATCGTGATGCATTCGCACCGCCCCGACCTGACGGATTATTTCCTCGGCTCGACGGCCGCCCGCGTGGTGCGTCACGCCCCCTGCGCCGTTCACGTCGTACGCTGA
- a CDS encoding antibiotic biosynthesis monooxygenase, translating into MPQITPQADLQTVITTFDVTPGTCQDLLDELQNTFAAFISKQPGFIGAALHVNDAQTRIANYSQWRRREDFQAMLRSDEMRGHTRRFAELCKSFEPVMYEVAASYD; encoded by the coding sequence ATGCCCCAGATCACTCCCCAGGCCGACCTGCAGACCGTGATCACCACCTTCGATGTGACCCCTGGCACCTGCCAGGACCTGCTCGACGAGTTGCAGAACACCTTCGCCGCGTTCATCTCGAAGCAGCCCGGCTTCATCGGTGCGGCGCTGCATGTGAACGACGCCCAGACCCGGATCGCGAACTATTCGCAATGGCGGCGGCGCGAGGATTTCCAGGCGATGCTGCGCAGCGACGAGATGCGCGGCCATACCCGCCGCTTCGCCGAGCTCTGCAAGAGCTTCGAGCCGGTGATGTACGAGGTCGCCGCCAGTTACGACTGA